From the Excalfactoria chinensis isolate bCotChi1 chromosome 1, bCotChi1.hap2, whole genome shotgun sequence genome, one window contains:
- the RBM17 gene encoding splicing factor 45 isoform X2: protein MSLYDDLGVETSDSKTEGWSKNFKLLQSQLQVKKAALTQAKSQRTKQTTVLAPVIDLKRGSSSDERQIVDTPPHVAAGLKDPVPSGFSAGDVLIPLADEYDPMFPNDYEKVVKRQREERQRQRELERQKEIEEREKRRKDRHEASGFSRRPDPDSDEDEDYERERRKRSMGGAAIAPPTSLVEKDKEPVASFPYEDESRPRAPSSKAAIPPPVYDEPDRPRSPTGPSNSFLANMGGTVAHKIMQKYGFREGQGLGKHEQGLSTALSVEKTSKRGGKIIVGDATEKDATKKADSNPLTEILKCPTKVVLLRNMVGAGEVDEDLEVETKEECEKYGKVGKCVIFEIPGAPDDEAVRIFLEFERVESAIKAVVDLNGRYFGGRVVKACFYNLDKFRVLDLAEQV from the exons ATGTCACTTTACGACGACTTGGGAGTTGAGACCAGCGATTCCAAAACAGAAGGCTGGTCTAAAAACTTCAAACTACTGCAGTCTCAACTGCAGGTGAAGAAGGCAGCTCTCACTCAAGCGAAG AGTCAGagaaccaaacaaacaacagtacTTGCTCCAGTGATTGACCTGAAACGAGGTAGTTCTTCTGATGAGAGACAGATCGTGGACACACCGCCTCATGTAGCAGCTGGGTTAAAG gaTCCCGTACCTAGTGGTTTTTCTGCAGGAGATGTATTGATTCCTTTGGCAGATGAATATGATCCTATGTTTCCAAATGATTATGAAAAAGTGGTGAAGCGGCAAAGAGAGGAACGACAGAGGCAGCGTGAGCTGGAGAGGCAAAAGGAAattgaagagagagaaaa AAGACGTAAGGACAGGCATGAAGCCAGTGGGTTTTCAAGAAGACCGGATCCGGATTCTGATGAAGATGAAGAttatgaaagagagagaagaaaaagaa GTATGGGAGGAGCTGCAATTGCACCACCCACTTCTCTGGTTGAGAAGGACAAAGAAC ctgtagCATCATTCCCATATGAAGATGAGTCAAGACCTCGGGCACCATCTTCCAAGGCAGCCATTCCTCCTCCAGTGTACGATGAGCCAGACAGACCTCGTTCCCCCACAGGACCTAGCAACTCATTCCTTGCTAACATGGG AGGGACAGTAGCTCATAAAATCATGCAGAAGTATGGTTTCAGAGAGGGCCAGGGGCTGGGAAAGCATGAACaggggctgagcacagcactctctgtagagaaaacaagcaagaggGGTGGCAAGATCATTGTTGGTGATGCTACAGAGAAAG ATGCAACCAAGAAGGCAGATTCTAATCCACTGACTGAGATACTGAAATGCCCAACTAAAGTGGTCCTACTAAGG AATATGGTGGGTGCTGGTGAGGTGGATGAAGATCTGGAAGTTGAAACTAAGgaagaatgtgaaaaatatggCAAGGTTGGGAAATGTGTCATCTTTGAG ATTCCTGGTGCCCCTGATGATGAAGCTGTAAGAATATTTTTGGAGTTTGAACGGGTTGAGTCTGCAATTAAAG CTGTTGTGGATCTAAATGGAAGATACTTTGGCGGCCGAGTGGTGAAGGCTTGTTTCTACAACCTGGACAAGTTCAGAGTACTGGATCTGGCAGAGCaagtttga
- the RBM17 gene encoding splicing factor 45 isoform X1: MSLYDDLGVETSDSKTEGWSKNFKLLQSQLQVKKAALTQAKSQRTKQTTVLAPVIDLKRGSSSDERQIVDTPPHVAAGLKDPVPSGFSAGDVLIPLADEYDPMFPNDYEKVVKRQREERQRQRELERQKEIEEREKRRKDRHEASGFSRRPDPDSDEDEDYERERRKRSMGGAAIAPPTSLVEKDKEPVASFPYEDESRPRAPSSKAAIPPPVYDEPDRPRSPTGPSNSFLANMGGTVAHKIMQKYGFREGQGLGKHEQGLSTALSVEKTSKRGGKIIVGDATEKADATKKADSNPLTEILKCPTKVVLLRNMVGAGEVDEDLEVETKEECEKYGKVGKCVIFEIPGAPDDEAVRIFLEFERVESAIKAVVDLNGRYFGGRVVKACFYNLDKFRVLDLAEQV; the protein is encoded by the exons ATGTCACTTTACGACGACTTGGGAGTTGAGACCAGCGATTCCAAAACAGAAGGCTGGTCTAAAAACTTCAAACTACTGCAGTCTCAACTGCAGGTGAAGAAGGCAGCTCTCACTCAAGCGAAG AGTCAGagaaccaaacaaacaacagtacTTGCTCCAGTGATTGACCTGAAACGAGGTAGTTCTTCTGATGAGAGACAGATCGTGGACACACCGCCTCATGTAGCAGCTGGGTTAAAG gaTCCCGTACCTAGTGGTTTTTCTGCAGGAGATGTATTGATTCCTTTGGCAGATGAATATGATCCTATGTTTCCAAATGATTATGAAAAAGTGGTGAAGCGGCAAAGAGAGGAACGACAGAGGCAGCGTGAGCTGGAGAGGCAAAAGGAAattgaagagagagaaaa AAGACGTAAGGACAGGCATGAAGCCAGTGGGTTTTCAAGAAGACCGGATCCGGATTCTGATGAAGATGAAGAttatgaaagagagagaagaaaaagaa GTATGGGAGGAGCTGCAATTGCACCACCCACTTCTCTGGTTGAGAAGGACAAAGAAC ctgtagCATCATTCCCATATGAAGATGAGTCAAGACCTCGGGCACCATCTTCCAAGGCAGCCATTCCTCCTCCAGTGTACGATGAGCCAGACAGACCTCGTTCCCCCACAGGACCTAGCAACTCATTCCTTGCTAACATGGG AGGGACAGTAGCTCATAAAATCATGCAGAAGTATGGTTTCAGAGAGGGCCAGGGGCTGGGAAAGCATGAACaggggctgagcacagcactctctgtagagaaaacaagcaagaggGGTGGCAAGATCATTGTTGGTGATGCTACAGAGAAAG cAGATGCAACCAAGAAGGCAGATTCTAATCCACTGACTGAGATACTGAAATGCCCAACTAAAGTGGTCCTACTAAGG AATATGGTGGGTGCTGGTGAGGTGGATGAAGATCTGGAAGTTGAAACTAAGgaagaatgtgaaaaatatggCAAGGTTGGGAAATGTGTCATCTTTGAG ATTCCTGGTGCCCCTGATGATGAAGCTGTAAGAATATTTTTGGAGTTTGAACGGGTTGAGTCTGCAATTAAAG CTGTTGTGGATCTAAATGGAAGATACTTTGGCGGCCGAGTGGTGAAGGCTTGTTTCTACAACCTGGACAAGTTCAGAGTACTGGATCTGGCAGAGCaagtttga
- the RBM17 gene encoding splicing factor 45 isoform X3, producing MSLYDDLGVETSDSKTEGWSKNFKLLQSQLQVKKAALTQAKSQRTKQTTVLAPVIDLKRGSSSDERQIVDTPPHVAAGLKDPVPSGFSAGDVLIPLADEYDPMFPNDYEKVVKRQREERQRQRELERQKEIEEREKRKDRHEASGFSRRPDPDSDEDEDYERERRKRSMGGAAIAPPTSLVEKDKEPVASFPYEDESRPRAPSSKAAIPPPVYDEPDRPRSPTGPSNSFLANMGGTVAHKIMQKYGFREGQGLGKHEQGLSTALSVEKTSKRGGKIIVGDATEKADATKKADSNPLTEILKCPTKVVLLRNMVGAGEVDEDLEVETKEECEKYGKVGKCVIFEIPGAPDDEAVRIFLEFERVESAIKAVVDLNGRYFGGRVVKACFYNLDKFRVLDLAEQV from the exons ATGTCACTTTACGACGACTTGGGAGTTGAGACCAGCGATTCCAAAACAGAAGGCTGGTCTAAAAACTTCAAACTACTGCAGTCTCAACTGCAGGTGAAGAAGGCAGCTCTCACTCAAGCGAAG AGTCAGagaaccaaacaaacaacagtacTTGCTCCAGTGATTGACCTGAAACGAGGTAGTTCTTCTGATGAGAGACAGATCGTGGACACACCGCCTCATGTAGCAGCTGGGTTAAAG gaTCCCGTACCTAGTGGTTTTTCTGCAGGAGATGTATTGATTCCTTTGGCAGATGAATATGATCCTATGTTTCCAAATGATTATGAAAAAGTGGTGAAGCGGCAAAGAGAGGAACGACAGAGGCAGCGTGAGCTGGAGAGGCAAAAGGAAattgaagagagagaaaa ACGTAAGGACAGGCATGAAGCCAGTGGGTTTTCAAGAAGACCGGATCCGGATTCTGATGAAGATGAAGAttatgaaagagagagaagaaaaagaa GTATGGGAGGAGCTGCAATTGCACCACCCACTTCTCTGGTTGAGAAGGACAAAGAAC ctgtagCATCATTCCCATATGAAGATGAGTCAAGACCTCGGGCACCATCTTCCAAGGCAGCCATTCCTCCTCCAGTGTACGATGAGCCAGACAGACCTCGTTCCCCCACAGGACCTAGCAACTCATTCCTTGCTAACATGGG AGGGACAGTAGCTCATAAAATCATGCAGAAGTATGGTTTCAGAGAGGGCCAGGGGCTGGGAAAGCATGAACaggggctgagcacagcactctctgtagagaaaacaagcaagaggGGTGGCAAGATCATTGTTGGTGATGCTACAGAGAAAG cAGATGCAACCAAGAAGGCAGATTCTAATCCACTGACTGAGATACTGAAATGCCCAACTAAAGTGGTCCTACTAAGG AATATGGTGGGTGCTGGTGAGGTGGATGAAGATCTGGAAGTTGAAACTAAGgaagaatgtgaaaaatatggCAAGGTTGGGAAATGTGTCATCTTTGAG ATTCCTGGTGCCCCTGATGATGAAGCTGTAAGAATATTTTTGGAGTTTGAACGGGTTGAGTCTGCAATTAAAG CTGTTGTGGATCTAAATGGAAGATACTTTGGCGGCCGAGTGGTGAAGGCTTGTTTCTACAACCTGGACAAGTTCAGAGTACTGGATCTGGCAGAGCaagtttga